Proteins encoded by one window of Fibrobacter sp. UWB15:
- a CDS encoding GtrA family protein — translation MKHFIKYNLIGVMNTLITLASVWIMHQMLDWNLELSNFLGFIFGAINSYLMNRIWNFKSHNKKRTEVIRFIIVFLAAYALNFVTLEASVYVLNTVWCKPFTDFISQFMKPGFFANIVANGVYVIASFTLYKKWVFK, via the coding sequence GTGAAGCATTTCATCAAATACAACTTGATTGGCGTCATGAACACGCTTATTACCCTCGCCTCGGTCTGGATAATGCACCAGATGCTCGACTGGAACCTGGAACTATCAAATTTTCTCGGATTCATTTTCGGCGCCATCAACAGCTACTTGATGAACCGCATCTGGAATTTCAAGAGCCATAACAAAAAACGCACCGAAGTCATCCGGTTCATTATCGTGTTCCTTGCGGCATACGCCTTGAACTTTGTCACGCTCGAAGCCTCCGTCTACGTTTTGAACACCGTCTGGTGCAAACCGTTTACCGACTTCATTTCGCAATTCATGAAACCCGGCTTTTTTGCAAACATTGTCGCGAACGGCGTGTACGTGATTGCAAGCTTTACGCTGTATAAGAAGTGGGTGTTTAAATAG
- a CDS encoding acetyl-CoA hydrolase/transferase C-terminal domain-containing protein, with the protein MNWIDSKKCSAADAAAMINDGDVLGVSGFTLAGYPKEVPTALAARAEKLHAEGKPFKVTLFSGASTGDSCDGALARAQAVSLRMPYQSNPSLRKAINAGEIKYIDAHLGKMGYLVRTGAVPAPTVAIIEVSAILSDGRVCLSTSGGNSVTYLEMAPKIILELNTRLGDSFMGIHDTALPELPPHAKPLPIYSAGDRVGSEFVKIDPNKVVAIVETSRLDEVSPFVEPDEISTNIGQRILDFISFEESKGRLPKGMAFQSGVGKVANAVLNAMSCDDRLGQIDLYTEVIQEAVLPLLKKGKLGVASGTALTLSESAQKEFVENAKDWKKHLVLRQQEVSNSPDVIRRVGVISMNTALEADIFGNVNSSLVAGSSMMNGIGGSADFARNCYLGFFLTPSVAKNGAISSIVPYVSHVDQTDHDTMVFVTEQGLADLRGLSAEDRARLIIKNCAHPDFREPLTDFLEYSLKHAKAVHMPLALERAFEMHSKFLETGKMR; encoded by the coding sequence ATGAATTGGATTGACTCGAAGAAGTGCTCGGCAGCCGATGCTGCGGCAATGATTAACGATGGTGATGTACTCGGAGTTTCTGGCTTTACCCTGGCGGGCTACCCCAAGGAGGTTCCGACGGCTCTGGCCGCTCGTGCCGAAAAGTTGCATGCCGAAGGCAAGCCTTTCAAGGTAACGCTTTTTTCGGGAGCGTCGACCGGCGACAGCTGCGACGGGGCTTTAGCTCGGGCGCAGGCGGTGTCGCTTAGAATGCCTTACCAAAGCAATCCGAGCTTGCGTAAGGCGATTAACGCAGGCGAAATCAAGTATATTGACGCCCACCTCGGCAAGATGGGTTACCTCGTGCGTACGGGCGCTGTGCCTGCGCCGACGGTCGCGATCATCGAAGTCTCAGCCATATTGAGCGACGGTCGCGTATGCCTTTCAACCTCGGGCGGAAACTCGGTGACCTACCTTGAGATGGCTCCCAAGATCATTCTGGAATTGAATACGCGCTTGGGAGATTCCTTCATGGGAATTCACGATACCGCGCTCCCGGAACTTCCGCCCCATGCAAAGCCGCTCCCCATCTATAGCGCCGGCGATCGCGTGGGTTCCGAATTCGTCAAGATCGACCCGAATAAGGTCGTTGCCATTGTCGAAACCTCTAGACTCGACGAAGTAAGCCCCTTTGTAGAACCGGACGAAATCTCGACCAATATAGGTCAGCGTATTTTGGACTTTATCAGCTTCGAAGAAAGTAAGGGAAGGCTCCCCAAGGGAATGGCCTTCCAAAGCGGCGTAGGTAAGGTCGCCAATGCGGTTTTGAACGCCATGTCCTGCGACGATCGCCTGGGTCAAATCGACCTGTATACCGAAGTGATTCAAGAGGCGGTGCTTCCGCTTCTTAAAAAGGGTAAACTTGGTGTGGCTTCGGGTACGGCTCTTACTTTGTCTGAAAGTGCCCAGAAGGAATTCGTCGAAAACGCAAAAGACTGGAAAAAGCATTTGGTGCTTCGCCAGCAAGAAGTGAGCAACAGCCCCGATGTGATTCGCCGCGTGGGCGTGATTTCGATGAATACGGCGCTCGAAGCCGATATTTTTGGAAACGTGAACAGCAGCCTTGTGGCAGGGTCTTCGATGATGAACGGAATCGGCGGCTCGGCGGATTTTGCCCGCAACTGCTACCTAGGCTTTTTCTTGACGCCGTCGGTGGCCAAGAATGGCGCCATCAGTTCGATTGTGCCTTACGTGAGTCATGTGGACCAGACGGATCACGACACCATGGTTTTTGTGACGGAACAGGGACTTGCCGACTTGCGAGGCCTTTCGGCAGAAGATCGTGCAAGACTCATTATCAAGAACTGCGCACACCCCGACTTCCGCGAACCGCTCACCGATTTCTTGGAATACAGCCTGAAGCATGCCAAGGCGGTTCATATGCCCCTTGCCCTGGAAAGGGCTTTTGAAATGCATTCGAAGTTCCTCGAAACAGGAAAAATGCGCTAA